From a region of the Gemmatimonadota bacterium genome:
- a CDS encoding metallophosphoesterase family protein, with the protein MNDSLSYSVAVIADIHGNVAALKAVIEDLQSQPYDRLVVAGDLVLNGPRPVESLDTIRNLGAPTIYGNADLLVFDEQYSEERLDWVREKLGTDGLSYLKNLPFEHRITPPGGQSPEDDLLIVHATPTDVAGFLVLQPDQDPFRLLTVTPEEEARTLLGDAKANLIVAGHLHYASYGVPCGQRYSIIDSVGFPFDGDHRIGYARVWWDGQEWHVENHRLSYDYHKVVEDVRCCGAPFGELSAQRILQTRFRPTM; encoded by the coding sequence ATGAATGATTCCCTGTCATATTCAGTTGCGGTAATTGCAGATATTCACGGCAACGTCGCTGCACTCAAAGCTGTTATTGAGGATCTACAAAGCCAACCCTATGATCGTCTGGTGGTCGCTGGCGACTTGGTGCTGAACGGACCCCGCCCGGTCGAGAGTCTTGACACGATACGAAATCTGGGTGCTCCCACGATTTACGGAAACGCAGACCTGTTGGTCTTTGATGAACAGTATTCCGAGGAAAGACTGGACTGGGTAAGAGAGAAACTGGGAACAGATGGATTGAGCTATCTAAAGAATCTGCCCTTTGAGCACCGGATAACCCCACCAGGAGGGCAGTCTCCGGAGGATGATCTTCTCATTGTCCACGCAACGCCTACTGATGTGGCCGGTTTTTTGGTTCTTCAACCTGATCAGGATCCGTTCAGACTTCTGACCGTTACGCCAGAAGAGGAGGCCAGGACACTGCTGGGGGATGCGAAGGCCAATCTGATTGTGGCAGGACACCTTCACTACGCGTCCTATGGCGTTCCGTGCGGTCAGCGATATAGTATCATTGATTCAGTTGGGTTTCCGTTTGATGGGGATCATCGAATCGGATATGCCAGAGTGTGGTGGGATGGGCAGGAATGGCATGTGGAGAATCACAGATTGAGTTACGATTACCACAAGGTTGTGGAGGATGTCAGGTGTTGTGGTGCGCCTTTTGGTGAGTTGTCAGCTCAAAGAATTCTTCAAACCAGGTTCAGGCCGACTATGTAG
- a CDS encoding DUF5916 domain-containing protein — translation MEKVKQVRWSCAIIWVPIVLLALPLFAETQSSTRTISATWTDNPPIIDGELTDSAWQRAQIATNFFRAKEGSIHPAQLNTEVRILYDEHMLYIGVYCDEPDMKSLRETKIRRDSAIWQNDCIEVMIDTYRDRRNCYVFGINTLGTQMDERVSNESVFDLSWDAKWKSKIKKHRNHWTAEFAIPFRMLRFNRHNTTWGINFWRTHPINGQSYSWARTDFFGRVSEFGDLIGLDFGKIKTEQKIGILPYGTYRAIENRSNDHDGGLDLILPISTHLTSNVTFNPDFSQLESDPTQINISSDRELSLPERRPFFREGAELFRLPLNLFYTRRVQEIDFGVKTAGKIGGSNFAVINTYGKMIDRYDADKKKQANLLAGRVNYDIGERTVIGAMGIHKHQADRDVALLSLNGRFGLHRDWTVTSQYAVDFIDGETHRAYHTAMEWLHEGWLTEIAFEEIQDGFRPNEMGLEDEAFRRGRARVRYRHEFPEANLVQSLGADMRHFYQTNAQKLLRERRSEFRFDIDIGRFDFFTYGGFGALREVGQLFDTRFIGSVIDYQAPWWHLEVSNRFGTRRDEFNRFTSFSAGVNLFGKLTADLDLDNFFWRTHRNTLIFRLRSNYQLTQKIGWRIFFERVDERLQDEISYNFNAIFDYEFTPESHFYFVFVDRLPGGRAVFTKFAYLFEASFPDFGRFY, via the coding sequence GTGGAGAAAGTCAAACAGGTACGGTGGTCATGCGCGATAATTTGGGTCCCAATTGTGCTGCTGGCGCTACCGCTTTTCGCTGAAACGCAAAGTTCGACGCGCACCATCAGTGCCACATGGACGGATAATCCCCCCATTATTGATGGCGAGCTTACAGACAGTGCCTGGCAACGCGCCCAAATTGCGACCAATTTCTTTCGCGCAAAGGAAGGAAGCATCCACCCGGCGCAATTGAATACGGAAGTCAGGATTTTGTACGATGAGCACATGCTCTATATCGGCGTATATTGCGATGAGCCGGACATGAAGAGTTTGCGCGAGACGAAAATTCGCCGGGATTCCGCGATCTGGCAGAATGACTGTATCGAAGTGATGATTGATACCTATCGCGACCGTCGCAACTGCTACGTTTTTGGAATCAATACACTCGGCACACAGATGGACGAACGGGTCAGTAATGAGAGTGTTTTCGACCTGAGTTGGGATGCAAAATGGAAATCGAAAATAAAAAAACACCGAAATCACTGGACCGCAGAATTTGCGATCCCGTTTCGCATGCTCCGTTTTAATCGACACAATACGACGTGGGGAATCAACTTTTGGCGGACACATCCGATAAATGGTCAATCCTATTCGTGGGCACGCACCGATTTTTTCGGGCGCGTATCGGAGTTTGGCGATTTGATCGGATTGGATTTCGGAAAGATCAAAACAGAGCAGAAGATCGGTATTCTCCCCTACGGGACCTATCGTGCAATAGAAAATCGTTCCAATGACCACGATGGTGGTTTGGACCTGATTCTCCCGATCTCGACGCACCTCACCTCGAATGTGACTTTCAATCCCGATTTTTCACAATTGGAAAGTGATCCGACGCAAATTAACATATCAAGTGACCGGGAATTGTCTCTCCCAGAACGCCGTCCATTCTTCCGGGAAGGTGCTGAACTGTTTAGGCTGCCGCTCAATTTATTCTACACCCGTCGCGTTCAAGAAATCGATTTTGGTGTAAAAACAGCAGGTAAAATTGGCGGTTCTAATTTCGCGGTCATCAATACTTACGGCAAAATGATCGATCGGTACGATGCGGATAAAAAAAAGCAGGCAAATCTTTTGGCCGGGCGAGTTAATTACGATATCGGCGAGCGCACTGTCATCGGCGCAATGGGAATCCATAAACACCAGGCAGATCGAGATGTGGCACTCCTATCGCTCAATGGTCGATTTGGACTTCATCGAGACTGGACGGTAACGTCGCAGTATGCTGTCGATTTCATCGATGGCGAAACGCATCGGGCGTATCACACCGCGATGGAATGGCTTCATGAAGGTTGGCTGACCGAAATCGCGTTTGAAGAGATTCAGGATGGCTTTCGGCCAAATGAGATGGGGCTTGAAGATGAGGCATTCCGTCGGGGGCGTGCTCGCGTGAGGTACAGACACGAGTTTCCAGAGGCGAATCTCGTGCAGTCATTGGGTGCTGATATGCGCCATTTTTATCAAACCAATGCACAAAAATTGCTGCGGGAACGACGGAGTGAGTTCCGTTTTGATATTGATATTGGCCGATTTGATTTCTTCACCTATGGTGGGTTTGGCGCCCTTCGCGAAGTCGGTCAACTTTTCGATACCAGGTTTATCGGCTCAGTGATTGATTATCAGGCACCGTGGTGGCACCTGGAGGTTTCAAATCGTTTCGGCACCCGTCGAGATGAATTCAACCGATTTACCAGCTTCTCTGCGGGTGTCAACCTCTTTGGCAAGCTGACCGCTGATCTCGACCTGGATAATTTCTTTTGGCGTACACATCGAAATACGCTAATTTTCCGGCTCCGCAGTAACTATCAATTGACCCAAAAGATCGGTTGGCGCATTTTTTTTGAACGCGTAGATGAACGGTTGCAAGATGAGATCAGCTACAATTTCAACGCAATCTTCGACTACGAGTTCACCCCAGAAAGTCATTTTTACTTTGTGTTTGTTGACAGACTCCCTGGTGGGCGCGCTGTGTTTACAAAGTTCGCGTATCTTTTTGAAGCCAGTTTCCCAGATTTTGGTCGATTTTATTGA
- a CDS encoding aminoglycoside 3'-phosphotransferase produces MKVENLPTAVQAHLEGFKSDGENLRTASCADVFRYTHPHKQSLFLKARDTHAAPQESDLLAEKTAMSWLQGKLNVPRVVCFHEKGDTQYLLMTQITGVSGIHQDAKSDVPGLVRLFARGLREIHAIAVDSCPLDWRMERYFAWATDLINSGVLDGQIPDGETRNVLRDELDSIRADLPPEDLVFTHGDYCLPNVMIHDGRLSGYIDLGYAGVGDRYLDFVAVHYTIRRNLGNEWIPLFFQEYGQELDQAKLSVYQRIHDFAD; encoded by the coding sequence TTGAAAGTCGAAAATCTTCCAACTGCTGTTCAAGCCCATCTTGAGGGTTTTAAGTCAGATGGGGAAAATCTCCGGACAGCATCGTGTGCCGACGTGTTCCGGTACACTCACCCACATAAACAGAGTTTGTTCCTCAAAGCACGAGATACGCATGCGGCACCACAAGAATCCGATCTTCTGGCCGAGAAAACGGCAATGTCCTGGCTCCAGGGAAAATTGAACGTTCCTCGCGTGGTCTGCTTTCACGAAAAAGGTGATACCCAGTATCTGCTCATGACCCAAATCACTGGTGTATCTGGCATCCACCAGGATGCCAAAAGTGATGTTCCGGGTCTCGTACGCCTGTTCGCTCGTGGTCTTCGCGAAATTCACGCAATAGCGGTCGATTCGTGCCCCCTGGATTGGCGCATGGAACGCTATTTTGCGTGGGCGACAGACTTGATTAACTCAGGTGTACTGGACGGTCAGATACCAGATGGTGAAACGAGGAATGTTCTCCGGGATGAGCTGGACAGCATACGGGCCGACCTGCCACCAGAGGACCTGGTGTTCACCCATGGGGATTATTGCCTACCCAACGTAATGATCCACGATGGCCGTTTAAGTGGCTACATTGATTTGGGCTATGCGGGCGTCGGAGATCGATATCTCGATTTTGTCGCAGTTCACTACACCATTCGCAGAAATCTTGGGAATGAGTGGATTCCTTTGTTTTTTCAGGAATATGGGCAGGAATTAGATCAGGCCAAATTGAGCGTATATCAAAGAATCCATGACTTTGCCGACTGA
- the trpD gene encoding anthranilate phosphoribosyltransferase yields the protein MISKYIDKLREGESLQADEAEQCLSAILESNLPDEQIAELLIAFSEKGETADEILGFSRALLAKARPVPLPSDVIDSCGTGGSGLNRFNVSTTAAFVLSAGCVPVVKHGNKGSKRPNGSFDLLEKLDCEFDFEDDRLEDIFRRTNVCFLFARTYHPVMKKVVSARQMVDRRTIFNLSAPLCNPANPQYQILGTIDVDMGRQLVEVLRHLGRKRFLIVVGEPGIDEISISGHTHIFEVAEGVTREYQISPSDFGIAKRDYSEIPGGDSDENAEIFLSLLQHQTPEPILDLVCLNAGAAFYCFGRTDSIEEGFDLSKDLFAKGLVQEKFLEYKRLSRIPPR from the coding sequence ATGATCTCGAAATATATTGATAAACTCAGAGAGGGTGAATCTCTCCAGGCCGATGAGGCTGAACAATGCTTGAGTGCAATCCTGGAAAGTAACCTGCCAGACGAACAGATTGCAGAACTGCTCATAGCGTTTTCTGAGAAGGGCGAGACTGCTGATGAAATTCTCGGATTTTCAAGAGCTTTATTGGCCAAAGCAAGACCTGTACCCCTCCCTTCCGACGTCATTGATTCGTGTGGAACAGGTGGAAGCGGTTTAAATCGATTCAACGTATCGACAACCGCCGCGTTCGTTTTATCTGCTGGCTGCGTTCCGGTTGTGAAACACGGCAATAAAGGCTCAAAGCGACCGAATGGCAGCTTTGATTTGCTGGAGAAACTCGACTGCGAATTTGATTTCGAAGACGACCGATTGGAAGACATTTTCAGGAGAACGAATGTGTGTTTTCTATTTGCCCGCACATACCATCCAGTAATGAAAAAAGTTGTGTCCGCCAGACAAATGGTTGATAGAAGGACGATTTTCAATCTCAGCGCACCATTATGCAACCCTGCCAATCCTCAATATCAGATACTCGGAACAATTGATGTCGATATGGGCAGACAACTCGTAGAAGTACTCCGCCATCTTGGGCGCAAACGCTTCTTGATTGTTGTCGGAGAGCCGGGGATTGATGAGATCTCCATTTCTGGACACACGCATATCTTTGAAGTGGCCGAAGGAGTGACCAGAGAATACCAGATTTCGCCTTCAGATTTTGGGATAGCGAAACGGGATTACAGTGAGATTCCGGGTGGTGATAGTGATGAGAATGCAGAAATCTTCCTATCTCTTTTACAGCACCAGACCCCCGAACCAATTCTGGACCTGGTCTGTTTGAATGCCGGTGCAGCTTTCTACTGTTTTGGACGAACAGATTCGATTGAGGAAGGCTTTGATCTGAGCAAGGATCTCTTCGCAAAAGGGTTGGTTCAAGAGAAATTTCTTGAATATAAACGACTGTCCAGAATCCCACCCCGCTAA
- a CDS encoding aldo/keto reductase, producing the protein MSDFPSQSRYDSMTYRRCGNSGIQLPLLSLGLWHNFGGVDVFENGRAIVRTAFDHGITHLDLANNYGPPYGSAEETLGRILQLDLTPYRDELIISTKAGFDMWPGPYGNFGSRKYLVASLDQSLKRLGVDYVDIFYHHRPDPDTPLAETMGALDFAVRSGRALYVGISNYPPDRTREAAQILRDLGTPCLIHQPKYNLLTRQPENNGLFDVLQEEGIGCIAFSILNSGMLTDKYLDGIPADSRAARPSHPLKNRLNKKTLDKISKLNNHACARGQTLAQMAIAWVLRQKAVTTALCGASRPEQIEDSVGVLDNLNFTEDELQTIDNILAT; encoded by the coding sequence ATGTCCGACTTCCCATCCCAATCGCGTTACGACAGCATGACATATAGACGGTGCGGCAACAGCGGTATTCAACTCCCCCTACTCTCTCTCGGCCTGTGGCATAATTTTGGCGGCGTCGATGTGTTTGAAAATGGGCGTGCTATTGTGCGCACCGCCTTCGACCACGGCATCACACACCTGGATCTGGCCAACAACTATGGACCGCCCTATGGCTCTGCCGAAGAGACCCTGGGCCGCATCCTCCAACTCGACCTGACGCCCTACCGGGACGAACTGATCATCTCCACCAAGGCCGGATTTGATATGTGGCCCGGACCCTATGGCAATTTTGGCTCGCGGAAGTACCTCGTTGCCAGCCTCGATCAAAGCCTCAAACGCCTGGGGGTAGATTATGTCGATATCTTCTACCACCATCGCCCCGATCCCGACACGCCGCTTGCAGAAACCATGGGTGCCCTCGATTTCGCCGTCCGTTCAGGTCGCGCCCTCTATGTTGGCATCTCCAATTATCCGCCCGACAGAACCAGAGAGGCAGCGCAAATCCTGCGCGACCTGGGTACGCCCTGCCTGATCCATCAGCCCAAATACAATCTGCTTACCCGACAACCCGAAAACAATGGCCTCTTCGACGTCCTGCAGGAGGAAGGCATCGGCTGCATCGCCTTCTCCATCCTCAACAGCGGCATGCTCACCGACAAATACCTGGACGGCATCCCCGCAGACTCTCGTGCCGCTCGCCCAAGTCACCCGCTCAAAAATCGCCTCAACAAAAAAACCCTCGACAAAATAAGCAAGCTCAACAACCACGCCTGCGCCCGAGGCCAGACCCTCGCCCAGATGGCCATCGCCTGGGTCCTCCGACAAAAGGCGGTCACTACCGCACTTTGCGGGGCCAGCCGCCCCGAACAAATTGAGGACAGTGTCGGTGTCCTCGACAACCTGAATTTCACCGAAGACGAACTACAGACAATCGACAATATCTTAGCGACTTAA
- a CDS encoding glycoside hydrolase family 140 protein, producing the protein MNLKIDKSGHFLIREDGEPFFWLGDTAWELFAKLDRNEVLRYLEDRKGKHFNVIQARALNLNIERPNAYGHKAFHDGDSGKPNEDYWKHCDFIIEKAKSLELYIALLPAWGHVEKKRNSSKDILLSNPERAYRYGLFIGHRYRSHKNIIWVLGGDIKPTRHKVYDALARGITEGAGQGKSDNVLMSYHPPGGTYRPPATSTGEFYHNKPWLDFNMIQSGHRIGNKNYERIMEDYYRTPPKPTLDAEPCYEHHPVKHNFKNGEFSAWHLRRRAYWSILAGAFGFTYGANGIYQMDKPNRIHKRSHHKFFWYDALNFEGAGQMKFVRQLFESRPFHIPDQSIILSSEGTVDDRVQAARATDNSYWIIYITNGHSVDLDLSKVSGLSTNAWWFNPRDGLTYTTQSEAVRRPFDIFQNDTRQSFDPPRNPGADNDWILVIDDAARGYPAPGAVSNR; encoded by the coding sequence ATGAATTTGAAAATTGATAAGAGCGGACACTTCCTTATTAGAGAAGATGGCGAACCTTTCTTTTGGCTTGGAGACACTGCCTGGGAATTGTTCGCGAAACTTGATAGGAATGAAGTTCTGAGATATTTGGAAGACCGCAAAGGCAAACATTTTAATGTTATTCAAGCTCGTGCACTTAATTTGAACATTGAACGGCCAAATGCGTATGGGCACAAGGCCTTCCATGATGGAGATAGTGGCAAGCCAAATGAAGACTATTGGAAACACTGTGACTTTATCATTGAGAAAGCGAAATCATTGGAACTCTATATAGCTCTTTTACCAGCATGGGGGCATGTGGAGAAGAAACGCAATAGTTCTAAAGACATTCTGCTCTCCAATCCCGAACGAGCTTATCGCTACGGCCTATTTATTGGTCACAGGTATAGAAGTCATAAGAATATCATTTGGGTACTTGGTGGCGATATCAAGCCCACCAGGCACAAAGTGTACGACGCATTGGCTCGGGGTATTACAGAGGGTGCGGGACAGGGAAAGTCTGATAACGTCCTGATGTCATACCATCCCCCGGGAGGAACCTATAGACCCCCAGCGACATCAACGGGTGAATTTTATCATAATAAACCCTGGCTGGATTTCAATATGATTCAGTCAGGGCACAGAATCGGGAACAAAAACTATGAAAGGATTATGGAGGACTACTATCGCACGCCGCCAAAACCGACTCTTGACGCCGAACCTTGCTACGAACACCACCCAGTTAAGCATAATTTCAAGAATGGAGAGTTTTCAGCTTGGCACCTTCGCCGTCGCGCCTACTGGTCCATTCTAGCCGGTGCCTTTGGTTTCACTTATGGGGCAAATGGCATATACCAGATGGATAAGCCCAATCGAATCCATAAACGTTCCCATCACAAATTCTTCTGGTATGACGCCCTTAACTTTGAGGGAGCAGGTCAGATGAAATTTGTTCGACAACTCTTTGAATCTCGTCCTTTTCATATACCAGATCAGAGCATTATTCTTTCTTCGGAAGGAACCGTTGATGATCGTGTGCAGGCTGCACGGGCAACTGATAACAGCTATTGGATTATCTATATTACAAATGGCCATTCAGTAGATTTGGATCTATCGAAAGTTTCGGGCTTGTCAACGAATGCATGGTGGTTCAATCCACGCGACGGGCTTACCTATACCACCCAATCGGAGGCCGTCAGGAGACCTTTCGATATCTTCCAAAATGATACGCGCCAATCCTTTGACCCGCCAAGAAATCCAGGCGCAGACAATGACTGGATTCTCGTTATAGACGACGCGGCCAGAGGCTATCCGGCTCCAGGCGCAGTCTCTAATCGGTAA
- a CDS encoding HigA family addiction module antitoxin — protein sequence MCAQKLAPIHPGEVLLEEFLKPMNLSQNHLALSIGVAPRRINEIVLGKRGITADTALRLARYFNMSPKFWMGIQMDYALDVAEDELSDRLEREVRPHLDRDG from the coding sequence ATGTGTGCTCAAAAATTGGCTCCTATTCATCCCGGGGAAGTGTTGCTGGAAGAGTTCCTCAAGCCGATGAATCTGAGTCAAAACCACCTCGCGCTTTCCATCGGGGTGGCGCCCCGACGTATAAACGAGATTGTGTTGGGAAAACGAGGCATTACTGCTGATACGGCCCTGAGACTCGCTCGCTACTTCAACATGTCACCCAAATTCTGGATGGGCATTCAGATGGACTATGCCCTGGATGTAGCAGAGGACGAGCTATCGGACCGCCTGGAGCGAGAGGTGCGACCGCACCTGGATAGAGATGGGTAA
- a CDS encoding NUDIX hydrolase yields the protein MKTIDRISGILITQEGLLLVKCDGIDDYLLPGGKVENGESDLDALRRELMEELNITPTDPEFFGEYERITSPPRTDERYIVRIRAYVTGFEGEPVPDGDEVLEIVWASMEDLESGKYPLNPILRKYIVPQLKQQQQL from the coding sequence ATGAAGACTATCGATCGTATCTCAGGGATTCTGATCACGCAAGAGGGACTCTTACTCGTCAAGTGTGATGGCATTGACGACTACCTCTTGCCTGGCGGAAAAGTCGAGAACGGTGAGTCGGATCTGGATGCCTTACGTAGAGAACTGATGGAAGAACTCAACATCACCCCCACAGATCCTGAATTCTTCGGCGAATACGAGCGCATAACCTCCCCTCCAAGAACAGATGAGAGGTACATAGTTAGAATTCGAGCTTACGTAACAGGTTTTGAGGGAGAACCTGTTCCAGACGGCGACGAGGTACTTGAGATCGTCTGGGCATCTATGGAGGATCTCGAATCAGGAAAATATCCACTGAATCCTATCTTGCGGAAGTACATTGTCCCCCAACTTAAGCAACAGCAACAGCTTTGA
- a CDS encoding phosphotransferase produces the protein MPPLASSYYLERIRDAFPDLMWTNYRRVQTIADPDHVMILLDNGIAFRFENDQDTNLTRERIVLDALRSRLNAIPIPDYAFVPKASDFAGYHTIPGTRLSPWRFWRLSKANRSEAAQRLGVFISELHSYPIAKARSLGVEEGDASVRRRRMWKELFAERADELQCEVRNVFEAWIERSESINHSYEPVLAHNDLWYKHIYHAPSTGRLTGIIDWGDIEITDPAKDFYGFWIYGESFLDEVLSHYAYCDANLKDRSFEHFWGIAISSWFSRPPGGRFFRRSTWEGRPTSEWPMGPVR, from the coding sequence ATGCCCCCATTGGCTTCCAGCTACTACCTGGAGAGAATCAGAGATGCCTTTCCAGATCTCATGTGGACAAATTACCGAAGAGTTCAGACTATTGCCGATCCCGATCATGTAATGATTCTGTTGGACAATGGCATCGCTTTCCGGTTCGAGAATGATCAGGATACGAATCTGACGAGGGAGCGGATCGTCCTGGATGCCCTTAGAAGCAGGCTGAATGCCATTCCCATACCCGACTATGCATTCGTGCCGAAGGCGTCAGATTTTGCGGGATACCACACAATTCCGGGGACTCGACTTTCTCCGTGGCGGTTTTGGAGACTTTCCAAGGCGAACCGCAGCGAGGCCGCTCAGAGGCTGGGTGTTTTCATCAGCGAACTCCACAGCTACCCGATCGCGAAGGCAAGAAGCCTCGGCGTAGAAGAGGGTGACGCATCGGTTAGGCGTCGCAGGATGTGGAAGGAGTTATTCGCTGAACGGGCAGACGAGCTTCAATGTGAGGTCCGCAATGTTTTCGAAGCATGGATCGAAAGAAGTGAAAGCATCAATCATTCATACGAGCCTGTGCTGGCTCACAACGACCTCTGGTACAAACACATCTATCATGCCCCCTCGACCGGAAGACTTACTGGGATCATAGACTGGGGGGACATCGAAATCACGGATCCCGCTAAGGATTTCTATGGATTCTGGATATACGGAGAGTCATTTCTCGACGAGGTCTTGTCGCACTACGCATACTGTGACGCGAATCTAAAAGACAGATCCTTTGAGCACTTTTGGGGAATCGCAATTAGTAGCTGGTTTAGTCGTCCCCCAGGCGGGCGATTCTTTCGACGATCAACCTGGGAAGGTAGGCCGACCTCGGAATGGCCTATGGGGCCGGTGCGGTGA
- a CDS encoding Stf0 family sulfotransferase, translating into MDEIYPAIFVACLGLFGLTSFSVEQRTKEIGIRKVLGASESGLVLMISGEFIWLVLLANLVACPLAYWMMNQWLANFVYRIDVGVMPFVMGGLFTFAIALTTVGFKPGRKRERIRLMLFAARKEESMKESERSRGKQERVRRMGRTDSYLICATPRTGSTLLCGLLTSTEVAGRPESYFRQPDEQMWAARWDIVRSSDEVFEYSEFVRAAIAAGRTQNGVFAARIMWGTLDYVVDKLGAVYPAITGGDIDLLNRVFGHTRFVYLQRDDVLAQAVSWRRTEQTNVWFETDQSELEQPEQELRFDFDQICKLVQMINEHNAAWRAWFASVGIQPYLVRYEDLATNPVGVTCGILDFLKLELPPEREIQTRHRADDLNAQWINRYRAEQAERLSVSSESEKGKYESLDPISLIKEENMADSLHFVHISDTHLGHLRDWVALGNNPFHNLLRVLEAINSLPTRPQFVIHTGDVANHNTEVAYELAAEAFSQINIPIYFVTGNHDTRDYMRVHLTMGPKEDVLSNSDLNCYRFSYQGERFLVLDTQQPYEEAGHFGKVTEDQLDFVRAEVSQQNGSLTVFMHHSPLDLDSKWYSRDVGMLNGTELHEALLPARERLRGVFFGHVHRGTHIHKDGIAYISVGSTFCQLNYWPNEQEVNFDEEHPPCFNFVTFHEDRMIVKEHSVSVKGLNVADKT; encoded by the coding sequence TTGGACGAAATTTACCCCGCTATTTTCGTGGCCTGTCTGGGACTCTTTGGCTTGACCTCTTTTAGCGTAGAACAGCGCACAAAGGAGATTGGCATTCGTAAGGTTCTGGGTGCTTCTGAATCCGGACTGGTGCTCATGATTTCAGGCGAGTTTATATGGCTGGTGCTCCTTGCCAATCTGGTTGCGTGTCCCCTGGCTTATTGGATGATGAACCAGTGGTTGGCAAATTTTGTATATCGTATTGACGTGGGAGTGATGCCTTTTGTGATGGGCGGGCTATTCACATTTGCGATTGCGCTGACGACGGTGGGATTCAAGCCTGGAAGAAAGCGCGAGCGAATCCGGTTGATGCTCTTCGCTGCGAGAAAAGAAGAATCAATGAAAGAGTCAGAGAGATCAAGAGGCAAGCAGGAAAGAGTACGTCGGATGGGACGCACCGATTCGTACTTGATCTGTGCCACTCCACGCACAGGCAGTACCTTGTTGTGTGGATTGCTGACGTCCACGGAAGTCGCGGGGCGTCCTGAGTCATACTTCCGCCAGCCCGACGAGCAAATGTGGGCCGCCCGATGGGACATTGTACGCTCGTCTGATGAGGTCTTTGAATATTCCGAATTCGTGCGAGCAGCCATTGCCGCAGGCAGGACCCAAAATGGCGTGTTTGCCGCAAGGATTATGTGGGGAACTTTGGACTATGTGGTCGACAAGTTGGGCGCGGTCTATCCAGCTATCACTGGTGGCGATATCGACCTATTGAACCGAGTGTTCGGGCATACGCGCTTTGTCTATCTCCAGCGCGATGATGTTCTGGCGCAGGCCGTGTCCTGGCGCCGCACCGAGCAAACCAACGTCTGGTTCGAGACTGATCAGTCGGAATTGGAACAGCCTGAACAAGAACTCAGGTTCGACTTCGACCAGATCTGCAAGTTGGTTCAGATGATCAATGAGCACAATGCAGCATGGCGGGCGTGGTTTGCTTCGGTTGGTATTCAGCCTTACCTTGTGCGGTACGAAGACCTTGCCACCAATCCCGTCGGTGTGACCTGTGGCATCCTTGACTTTCTCAAGCTAGAGCTACCACCCGAGCGCGAGATTCAGACACGCCACAGGGCTGACGACCTCAACGCCCAATGGATCAATCGCTACCGAGCTGAGCAAGCAGAACGCTTGAGTGTGTCTTCGGAATCTGAAAAGGGCAAATATGAGTCATTGGATCCCATCTCCCTGATAAAGGAGGAAAACATGGCAGATTCCCTGCATTTCGTCCATATCAGTGACACACACTTAGGACATTTGAGAGATTGGGTCGCGTTAGGCAACAATCCATTCCATAATCTATTGCGGGTCCTTGAAGCTATAAACAGCCTGCCGACGCGACCCCAATTTGTGATTCATACAGGGGATGTAGCGAATCATAATACTGAGGTCGCCTACGAACTGGCGGCAGAAGCATTTTCTCAAATCAACATCCCGATCTACTTTGTAACAGGCAATCATGACACGCGTGATTATATGCGCGTGCATCTAACAATGGGTCCTAAAGAGGATGTACTATCCAATTCAGACCTGAACTGCTATCGCTTCTCATATCAGGGCGAACGGTTTCTGGTGTTAGATACCCAGCAGCCATACGAAGAGGCCGGTCACTTTGGTAAAGTAACAGAAGATCAGCTTGATTTTGTTCGCGCGGAGGTTAGCCAGCAGAACGGCTCGTTGACTGTTTTTATGCATCACTCGCCCCTCGATTTGGATTCCAAGTGGTATTCTAGAGACGTGGGCATGCTTAATGGTACTGAATTGCATGAAGCACTGTTGCCTGCAAGAGAGCGTCTCCGAGGTGTTTTCTTCGGTCATGTTCATCGGGGGACCCATATCCACAAGGATGGCATTGCCTATATCAGTGTAGGCAGCACCTTTTGCCAACTCAACTATTGGCCTAATGAACAGGAAGTGAACTTTGATGAAGAGCACCCGCCGTGCTTCAACTTTGTCACCTTTCATGAGGATAGGATGATTGTCAAGGAGCATTCGGTCTCTGTGAAAGGATTGAATGTTGCCGACAAGACGTAA